The proteins below are encoded in one region of Aquisphaera giovannonii:
- the yidC gene encoding membrane protein insertase YidC, translating to MNDRKQIYVVLMVMILWMLLIQALGWGPRPQAKKPQTDPAKVAKDQGDAAPDAKAEAPGREEDRPKGAEEKKGPKAPEVAHVDPSELVLGSATDKAPDGYRLAVQLEQKGAGVESILSSRYDAEFEGRKNPHLPLQILRRDPIAPPSLSLTINEEGKAAEVAQPEVDDEASELAPPRITEDLLDSVLWEVVRDPEGHAVRVVRSQDPATKADIEGQEVVFRATAANGVGITKTYRLWQTMNGLEVELAFESPDRERAFSYNLFGPHGIPIEGEWYTGTFREVFFGTIRPSGNGEGSIKVETHTANDIVKAGDKPPKSTTLPLRFAGVENQYFAAFLAPYPAPTSDEGRIDKETKAVVLHRDAQAVQKSDVGIRMTSKTIRPGPNAPVVHTFRVYTGPKIDSALAPYNASILAAYRKSSFIPGASYVARYFITPTLSVTYDLTTAISRALGGSVGNWGVAIILMTLFVKLLMFPLGRRQALMAQRTQQLQPYLKAIQEKYKDDKEQQTRETLALYKKHGVNPVSGCLPALIQLPIFVGLWQALNSSVSLRHSPFLWISDLAAPDMLFRFPVEIPLLGSFLGRWFNLLPILVVGLMLVQTKLFSPPATTPEAKTQQTTMQFMMVFMAVMFYKVPAGLGIYFITSSLWSIGERLLLPKITHAAENTPEADALGGDAGKGGPGKGGGGNGRGPAAPKKPPGAFGQFMERILEEARKDPTYRKLTDDREGKGKDRKTDRDDRRDRTRPRPKPGRKQSP from the coding sequence ATGAATGATCGAAAGCAGATCTACGTCGTCTTGATGGTGATGATCCTCTGGATGCTCCTCATCCAGGCGCTCGGCTGGGGGCCCAGGCCGCAGGCGAAGAAGCCGCAGACCGACCCGGCGAAGGTGGCGAAGGATCAAGGCGACGCGGCCCCGGACGCCAAGGCGGAGGCCCCCGGGCGCGAGGAGGACAGGCCCAAGGGTGCCGAGGAGAAGAAGGGCCCGAAGGCCCCCGAGGTCGCGCACGTCGACCCCTCCGAGCTCGTGCTGGGCTCCGCGACCGACAAGGCCCCGGACGGCTACCGGCTGGCGGTGCAGCTCGAGCAGAAGGGGGCCGGCGTCGAGTCCATCCTCTCCTCGCGCTACGACGCCGAGTTCGAGGGGCGGAAGAACCCGCACCTCCCCCTCCAGATCCTCCGCCGGGATCCGATCGCCCCCCCTTCGCTCTCGCTCACGATCAACGAGGAGGGCAAGGCCGCGGAGGTGGCCCAGCCCGAGGTGGATGACGAGGCGTCGGAGCTCGCCCCCCCGCGGATCACGGAGGACCTGCTGGACTCCGTCCTGTGGGAGGTCGTCCGCGACCCCGAAGGGCATGCCGTCCGGGTCGTCCGCTCGCAGGATCCGGCCACGAAGGCGGACATCGAGGGTCAGGAGGTCGTCTTCCGCGCCACGGCCGCCAACGGGGTGGGCATCACCAAGACGTATCGACTCTGGCAGACGATGAACGGCCTCGAGGTGGAGCTCGCGTTCGAGAGCCCCGACCGGGAGCGGGCGTTCTCCTACAACCTGTTCGGGCCCCACGGCATCCCGATCGAGGGCGAGTGGTACACCGGCACCTTCCGCGAGGTCTTCTTCGGCACCATCCGCCCCTCGGGCAACGGCGAGGGGAGCATCAAGGTCGAGACGCACACGGCCAACGACATCGTGAAGGCCGGGGACAAGCCGCCGAAGAGCACGACCCTCCCGCTCCGATTCGCGGGCGTGGAGAACCAGTACTTCGCGGCCTTCCTGGCCCCCTACCCCGCCCCGACCAGCGACGAGGGGCGCATCGACAAGGAGACCAAGGCGGTCGTCCTGCACCGGGACGCCCAGGCGGTCCAGAAGTCCGACGTCGGCATCCGGATGACCTCGAAGACCATCCGCCCCGGGCCGAACGCCCCGGTCGTGCACACGTTTCGCGTCTACACCGGCCCGAAGATCGACTCGGCCCTGGCCCCCTACAACGCCTCGATCCTCGCCGCCTACCGCAAGAGCAGCTTCATCCCGGGCGCCTCCTACGTCGCGCGGTACTTCATCACCCCGACCCTCTCGGTCACCTACGACCTGACGACCGCGATCTCCCGCGCCTTGGGGGGATCGGTCGGCAACTGGGGGGTGGCCATCATCCTGATGACGCTCTTCGTGAAGCTGCTGATGTTCCCCCTCGGCCGCCGTCAGGCGCTCATGGCCCAGCGGACGCAGCAACTCCAGCCGTATTTGAAGGCGATCCAGGAGAAGTACAAGGACGACAAGGAGCAGCAGACGCGGGAGACGCTGGCCCTCTACAAGAAGCACGGCGTCAACCCGGTCTCCGGCTGCCTCCCGGCGCTCATCCAGTTGCCGATCTTCGTCGGCCTCTGGCAGGCCTTGAACAGCAGCGTCTCCCTGCGGCACTCGCCCTTCCTCTGGATCAGCGACCTCGCCGCGCCGGACATGCTCTTCCGGTTCCCCGTCGAGATCCCCCTGCTGGGGTCCTTCCTGGGGCGCTGGTTCAACCTGCTGCCCATCCTGGTCGTCGGCCTGATGCTCGTGCAGACGAAGCTCTTCTCGCCCCCGGCGACCACGCCCGAGGCGAAGACGCAGCAGACGACGATGCAGTTCATGATGGTCTTCATGGCCGTGATGTTCTACAAGGTCCCCGCCGGCCTGGGCATCTACTTCATCACGAGCAGCCTCTGGTCCATCGGCGAGCGGCTCCTCCTGCCCAAGATCACGCACGCCGCGGAGAACACGCCCGAGGCCGACGCCCTCGGCGGCGACGCGGGCAAGGGCGGCCCGGGCAAGGGCGGCGGGGGCAACGGCCGGGGACCGGCCGCCCCGAAGAAGCCCCCCGGCGCCTTCGGCCAGTTCATGGAGCGGATCCTCGAGGAGGCCCGCAAGGATCCGACCTACCGCAAGCTGACCGACGATCGCGAGGGCAAGGGCAAGGATCGCAAGACGGATCGCGACGACCGTCGCGACCGCACCCGGCCGCGGCCGAAGCCGGGCCGGAAGCAATCCCCGTGA
- the tsaB gene encoding tRNA (adenosine(37)-N6)-threonylcarbamoyltransferase complex dimerization subunit type 1 TsaB — protein MNLLAVDTSSDIAALALCTGAGRRLVPETRAEPARRHGRDLLPSIRALLQDGGIAPRDLDVVAVGLGPGSYTGLRIGLTAARMIAYAAGAAILGLDSLEAWARSAPAQAGRIHVIADAQRGDVYAAAWERDVADAPLRKVMDSRLEPLAAWSARLVEGDHVRGPAVASPAIRRVIPPAAIVADAVPDDGRGRSEAILEMALKAWGAGRRDDLWALEPRYLRRSAAEDQRDARGAASMAAR, from the coding sequence ATGAATCTCCTTGCGGTCGACACGTCCAGCGACATCGCGGCCCTCGCCCTCTGCACCGGAGCCGGTCGCCGCCTGGTCCCCGAGACGAGGGCAGAGCCGGCTCGCCGGCACGGCCGCGACCTCCTGCCGTCGATCCGCGCGCTCCTTCAGGACGGGGGCATCGCGCCCAGGGACCTGGACGTGGTGGCCGTGGGCCTGGGGCCCGGGTCGTACACGGGACTTCGGATCGGCCTGACCGCGGCCAGGATGATCGCGTACGCGGCCGGCGCGGCGATCCTCGGGCTGGACAGCCTGGAGGCCTGGGCGCGCTCCGCACCGGCGCAGGCCGGGCGGATCCACGTCATCGCCGACGCCCAGCGCGGGGACGTCTACGCCGCGGCATGGGAGCGGGATGTCGCCGACGCGCCGTTGCGCAAGGTCATGGACAGCAGGCTGGAGCCGCTCGCCGCCTGGTCCGCCCGGCTCGTCGAGGGCGACCACGTCCGCGGGCCGGCCGTCGCCTCGCCGGCCATCCGGCGCGTGATCCCGCCCGCGGCGATCGTCGCCGACGCCGTCCCGGACGACGGCCGGGGGCGCTCCGAGGCGATCCTGGAGATGGCCCTCAAGGCCTGGGGTGCCGGACGCCGAGACGACCTGTGGGCCCTGGAGCCCCGCTACCTCCGCCGCAGCGCCGCGGAGGACCAGCGGGACGCCCGCGGGGCCGCGTCGATGGCGGCCCGCTGA
- a CDS encoding metallophosphoesterase family protein, translating into MRRALISDIHGNFEALEVVLEDIHSQGIEEIFCLGDIIGYGPNPRECIDRVMETCKVTLLGNHDQGAMFDPDGFNIGAERAIFWTRSQLESATDRSANERRWEFLGELPRTHRMGPFLFVHGSPRNPLSEYIFPEDIYNHRKMERLFQLVEHYCFQGHTHVPGIFTENFQFFAPEEIDNEYTLGEGKLLVNVGSVGQPRDGDNRTCYVILDDGIDPKDGEGARPKTSPRITYRRLPYDFEKTIHKIYAVPDLEPFLGDRLRQGR; encoded by the coding sequence GTGCGGCGAGCACTCATCAGCGATATACACGGCAACTTCGAAGCCCTGGAAGTCGTCCTCGAGGACATCCATTCCCAGGGCATCGAGGAGATCTTCTGCCTCGGCGACATCATCGGCTACGGCCCGAACCCTCGCGAGTGCATCGACCGGGTCATGGAGACCTGCAAGGTCACCCTGCTCGGAAATCACGACCAGGGCGCGATGTTCGACCCCGACGGCTTCAACATCGGCGCCGAGCGGGCCATCTTCTGGACGCGTAGCCAGCTCGAGAGCGCGACCGACCGGTCCGCCAACGAACGCCGATGGGAATTCCTGGGCGAGCTCCCGCGGACGCACCGCATGGGGCCGTTCCTGTTCGTGCACGGGTCGCCCCGGAATCCGCTCAGCGAATACATCTTCCCGGAGGACATCTACAACCACCGGAAGATGGAGCGGCTGTTCCAGCTCGTGGAGCATTATTGCTTCCAGGGCCACACCCACGTGCCGGGCATCTTCACGGAGAACTTCCAGTTCTTCGCCCCCGAGGAAATCGACAACGAATATACGCTGGGCGAGGGGAAGCTGCTGGTCAACGTGGGCTCGGTCGGGCAGCCGCGGGACGGGGACAACCGCACCTGCTACGTGATCCTGGACGACGGCATCGACCCCAAGGACGGCGAGGGGGCCCGGCCCAAGACCTCCCCGCGGATCACCTACCGACGGCTGCCCTACGACTTCGAAAAGACGATCCACAAGATTTATGCCGTCCCCGACCTCGAGCCGTTCCTGGGCGACCGGCTCCGGCAAGGCCGCTGA